In one Brassica oleracea var. oleracea cultivar TO1000 chromosome C9, BOL, whole genome shotgun sequence genomic region, the following are encoded:
- the LOC106318339 gene encoding probable lysine-specific demethylase ELF6: MGSSNVEIPNWLKAMPLAPVFRPTDTEFADPIAYISKIEKQASAFGICKIVPPIPKPSKKYVFCNLNKSLLRCPELASGVDVSKRLGQEDRAVFTTRQQELGQARKKTKEGSDVKQVWQSGGVYTLEQFESKSKAFYKSLLGTVKEVSPVVVEALFWRAASEKPVYIEYANDVPGSAFGEPEGHFRHFRQRKRRGRGFYQRKNGEESLPEVAKASLASPSLSSQDPTKKKNMDVVVDEMEGTAGWKLSNSSWNLQMIARSPGSVTRFMPDDIPGVTSPMVYIGMLFSWFAWHVEDHELHSMNYLHTGSPKTWYAVPSDYALDFEEVIRKNSYGRNIDQLAALTQLGEKTTLVSPEMIVSSDIPCCRLVQNPGEFVVTFPRSYHVGFSHGFNCGEAANFGTPQWLNVAKEAAVRRAAMNYLPMLSHQQLLYLLTMSFVSRVPRSLLPGGRSSRLRDRQREEREFLVKKAFVEDILNENKNLSVLLGEPGSRLVMWDPDLLPRHSALSLSAAGVATTPAVSSPAEAKSEIENKEENPSLLEELSLFMEKLKDVYYDDDDGQLNDFQIDSGTLPCVACGVLGFPFMSVVQPSEDALKDLSERQGEIDALENKAESSETSDCEWNTSSRYVRPRIFCLEHTIELQRLLQSRGGLKFLVICHKDFQKFKAHAAIVAEEVKVPFRYDDVLLESASKEELSLIDLAIEGEENNEHGADWTSKLGINLRYCVKVRKNSPTNKIQHALSLGGLFSDSSHVLDMSTIKWLQRKSRSKAKPCSTSCFTPRELGEKGRKDHPVLEKEEVESQGGRKEEKIIQYSRKKKLNPNSNRSRHDRGVDSEVNNEVGDSADLTSVTREHQGHSVTSNNLRGVDEAAEMSDQGFKEARTTNANIEEEEQSQVVLPTNREAHSSAQVGFEVAETNIASEKIVAGMVRDDEPLASNGDQASSSGLQAADNENSTESEVASSGDTKVVVEAKKKRKIEIDSETNDYHPESSIGFIKSPCEGLRSRGKRKVTCEKTSFNLNEASDEEKKHTAKRLKKTPNTGSTTTQHNLCYLEGCKMTFKSKADLAAHKRNRCTHEGCGKKFRAHKYLVLHQRVHNDDRPFVCPWKGCSMNFKWQWARTEHLRLHTGERPYKCKVDECGLSFRFVSDYSRHRRKTGHYVT, from the exons ATGGGTAGTAGTAATGTCGAAATCCCCAATTGGCTAAAGGCCATGCCTTTGGCACCCGTCTTCAGACCCACAGACACCGAGTTCGCAGATCCCATTGCTTACATCTCCAAGATCGAGAAACAAGCAAGCGCCTTTGGGATCTGCAAGATCGTTCCTCCTATCCCCAAGCCATCTAAAAAGTACGTCTTTTGCAACTTGAACAAGTCGCTTCTGAGGTGTCCCGAGTTGGCTTCGGGTGTAGACGTTTCGAAGCGTCTTGGCCAAGAGGATAGAGCTGTGTTCACCACTAGGCAGCAAGAGCTAGGCCAGGCTAGGAAAAAGACTAAAGAGGGTAGTGATGTTAAGCAGGTGTGGCAGAGTGGTGGCGTGTATACGTTGGAGCAGTTTGAGTCAAAGTCGAAGGCTTTTTATAAAAGCCTGTTGGGGACGGTTAAGGAAGTGTCGCCGGTTGTGGTTGAGGCGTTGTTCTGGAGAGCGGCTTCGGAGAAGCCTGTGTATATAGAGTATGCGAACGATGTCCCTGGCTCGGCTTTTGGCGAGCCGGAGGGGCATTTCAGGCATTTCCGGCAGAGGAAGAGGAGAGGGAGAGGGTTTTATCAGAGGAAGAATGGTGAGGAATCGTTGCCTGAGGTGGCGAAGGCATCTCTTGCTTCTCCGAGTTTATCATCTCAAGATCCAACCAAGAAGAAGAATATGGATGTTGTTGTTGATGAAATGGAAGGTACTGCAGGGTGGAAGCTTTCCAATAGTTCGTGGAACCTTCAGATGATCGCGCGTTCGCCTGGCTCTGTGACACGCTTCATGCCGGATGACATACCTGGTGTAACGTCTCCCATGGTTTATATCGGTATGTTGTTCAGCTGGTTTGCTTGGCACGTTGAGGACCATGAGCTACACAGTATGAACTATCTTCACACTGGCTCGCCAAAGACTTGGTACGCTGTCCCTAGTGATTATGCGCTCGATTTCGAAGAGGTTATCCGCAAGAATTCTTATGGCAGAAACATTGATCAACTCG CTGCTCTCACCCAACTAGGCGAAAAGACAACTCTTGTATCACCTGAGATGATAGTTTCATCTGACATTCCTTGCTGTAG GTTGGTACAAAATCCTGGTGAATTTGTTGTGACTTTCCCGAGGTCTTATCATGTAGGATTCAGCCACG GTTTTAACTGTGGGGAAGCCGCTAATTTTGGAACTCCACAGTGGCTCAACGTAGCTAAGGAAGCTGCTGTGCGTAGGGCAGCCATGAATTATCTCCCCATGTTGTCCCATCAGCAGCTTCTATATCTCTTGACCATGTCCTTTGTTTCAAG AGTGCCACGATCGTTGCTACCAGGTGGTCGTAGCTCCCGGCTGAGAGATCGCCAGAGAGAAGAAAGGGAGTTCCTTGTGAAGAAAGCTTTTGTAGAAGATATATTGAACGAAAACAAGAATCTATCTGTTCTACTTGGAGAACCGGGCTCTCGTTTGGTGATGTGGGACCCTGATTTACTTCCCCGTCATAGTGCACTGTCTCTTTCAGCTGCTGGAGTTGCTACCACTCCTGCGGTTTCATCACCAGCAGAGGCAAAAAGTGAAATTGAGAATAAGGAGGAGAACCCTAGTCTTTTAGAGGAATTGAGTTTGTTCATGGAGAAGCTGAAAGATGTGTACTACGACGACGATGATGGTCAGCTTAATGATTTCCAAATCGATTCTGGAACGTTGCCATGTGTGGCGTGCGGCGTTCTTGGCTTCCCCTTTATGTCTGTGGTACAGCCTTCTGAAGACGCATTAAAAGATCTCTCAGAGAGACAAGGAGAGATAG ATGCTCTGGAAAATAAGGCAGAGTCATCAGAAACATCTGACTGTGAATGGAACACGTCATCCAGATATGTAAGACCTCGCATATTCTGCCTCGAACACACTATTGAACTTCAGAGACTGTTGCAGTCAAGAGGTGGACTGAAGTTCCTTGTAATTTGCCATAAAG ACTTTCAGAAATTTAAGGCGCATGCGGCTATAGTGGCAGAGGAAGTGAAAGTCCCTTTCAGATATGACGATGTCTTGTTAGAGAGTGCGTCTAAAGAAGAGTTGAGTCTAATTGATCTAGCAATCGAAGGTGAAGAAAACAACGAACACGGCGCAGACTGGACCTCCAAACTCGGCATAAACTTACGGTACTGTGTCAAAGTGAGGAAAAATTCGCCTACTAATAAGATTCAGCATGCGCTGTCGCTAGGTGGCTTGTTCTCGGACTCGAGCCATGTGCTGGATATGTCAACTATCAAATGGCTGCAGCGAAAATCACGCTCAAAAGCTAAGCCCTGCTCCACGTCATGTTTCACACCTCGTGAATTAGGGGAGAAAGGAAGAAAAGATCACCCAGTACTCGAGAAAGAAGAAGTTGAATCACAAGGGGGAAGAAAGGAGGAAAAGATCATCCAGTACTCGAGAAAGAAGAAGTTGAATCCCAATTCCAATAGGTCACGTCATGATAGGGGAGTTGATTCTGAGGTGAACAATGAGGTTGGAGACTCTGCTGATTTAACTTCCGTAACCAGAGAGCACCAGGGACATTCTGTGACCAGTAATAACCTCCGTGGTGTTGATGAAGCGGCTGAAATGAGCGATCAAGGGTTCAAAGAAGCTAGAACTACTAACGCTAACATTGAGGAGGAAGAGCAATCACAGGTGGTGCTACCTACCAATAGAGAAGCACATTCTTCAGCTCAAGTTGGTTTTGAAGTTGCTGAAACCAACATTGCCAGTGAGAAGATAGTTGCGGGCATGGTCCGTGACGATGAACCTCTGGCAAGCAACGGTGATCAAGCTTCTTCAAGTGGCTTGCAAGCTGCAGATAATGAAAATAGCACGGAGAGCGAAGTCGCAAGCTCAGGTGACACCAAGGTTGTCGTGGAAGCAAAGAAGAAGCGGAAAATAGAAATAGACTCTGAGACGAATGATTATCATCCAGAGAGTAGCATTGGTTTCATAAAGAGTCCTTGTGAAGGGTTGAGGTCAAGGGGCAAGAGGAAAGTGACATGTGAAAAAACTTCATTCAATCTCAATGAAGCTAGCGATGAAGAGAAGAAACACACTGCGAAAAGGCTCAAGAAAACTCCAAATACTGGCTCAACGACAACTCAGCACAACCTTTGTTACCTAGAGGGATGCAAGATGAC